The Burkholderiales bacterium genome includes a window with the following:
- a CDS encoding ZIP family metal transporter, translating into MTPLTSIVLAALAGGVLSTLVAASTLALGPAWIPRLVSFAVGALLGAVFLELVPHALEHGESQRVMVVMLAGLLAFFLLEKLVLWRHSHGHVAHDHAADESEHDHALHAPPPEGGRSGLMILIGNGVHNLCDGIVIAAAFLASPALGVATTLAIVAHAVPQQVSDFAVLVHSGYTRPRAFATNTAAGLATLVGALVAYYALADMQRALPVVLAIAAASLLYVAVADLIPSLHRRPEPIETAKQSALIAAGVGVIALARVLFES; encoded by the coding sequence ATGACGCCGCTCACCTCCATCGTGCTCGCCGCGCTCGCCGGCGGCGTGCTGTCGACCCTCGTCGCCGCGTCCACGCTCGCGCTCGGCCCCGCGTGGATTCCGCGCCTCGTGAGCTTCGCTGTCGGTGCGCTGCTGGGCGCGGTGTTCCTCGAACTCGTTCCGCATGCGCTCGAACACGGCGAGTCGCAGCGCGTGATGGTCGTCATGCTCGCGGGCCTGCTCGCGTTCTTCCTGCTCGAGAAGCTCGTGCTGTGGCGCCACAGCCACGGGCACGTGGCGCACGACCACGCCGCCGACGAGAGCGAGCACGACCACGCGCTGCACGCGCCTCCGCCCGAGGGCGGCCGGTCGGGACTGATGATCCTGATCGGCAACGGCGTGCACAACCTGTGCGACGGCATCGTGATCGCCGCGGCGTTCCTCGCGAGCCCCGCGCTCGGCGTCGCGACGACGCTCGCGATCGTCGCGCACGCGGTGCCGCAGCAGGTCAGCGACTTCGCGGTGCTCGTGCACTCGGGCTACACACGCCCGCGCGCGTTCGCCACCAACACGGCGGCCGGCCTCGCCACGCTCGTCGGGGCGCTCGTCGCGTACTACGCGCTCGCCGACATGCAGCGGGCGCTGCCGGTCGTGCTCGCGATCGCCGCGGCCTCTCTCCTCTACGTCGCGGTGGCCGACCTGATCCCCAGCCTGCACCGCCGGCCGGAGCCGATCGAGACCGCGAAGCAGTCAGCGCTGATCGCGGCCGGCGTCGGCGTCATCGCGCTGGCGCGCGTCCTGTTCGAGTCGTGA
- the pgeF gene encoding peptidoglycan editing factor PgeF codes for MSARDALRARVAAAGLDWIVPQWDAPDGVVAISTTRRGGMRGDFDPGPSRVSEAADPAAVAADRAHLASFVPAAPVYLHQVHGTRVVEIDVANRTSAIDAPPHADAAVVRDAGIAIAVRTADCLPVLFADRGGTVVAAAHAGWRGLAAGVLDATVAAMRVPPGELVAWIGPAIGPRAFEVGRDVFDAFTVRERSDAACFAPHRDGKWLADLPALARRALARLGVGRVAGGDWCTVEDPARFFSWRRDRSAGRMASAIALSPRGAVVR; via the coding sequence ATGAGCGCGCGCGATGCGCTGCGCGCGCGCGTCGCGGCGGCGGGGCTCGACTGGATCGTCCCGCAGTGGGATGCGCCCGACGGCGTCGTCGCGATCTCGACCACGAGGCGGGGCGGCATGCGCGGCGACTTCGACCCGGGTCCGTCGCGCGTGTCGGAGGCAGCGGATCCGGCCGCCGTCGCCGCCGACCGGGCGCACCTGGCATCGTTCGTTCCCGCGGCTCCGGTGTACCTGCACCAGGTCCACGGGACGCGCGTCGTCGAGATCGACGTGGCCAACCGCACCTCGGCGATCGACGCCCCGCCGCATGCGGATGCTGCGGTCGTCCGCGACGCGGGCATCGCGATCGCGGTGCGCACCGCCGACTGCTTGCCGGTGCTGTTCGCGGACCGCGGCGGAACGGTCGTGGCCGCCGCGCACGCCGGGTGGCGCGGACTCGCCGCGGGCGTACTCGATGCCACGGTGGCCGCGATGCGCGTACCGCCGGGCGAACTCGTCGCCTGGATCGGCCCGGCCATCGGTCCGCGCGCCTTCGAGGTCGGGCGCGACGTGTTCGATGCGTTCACCGTCCGCGAACGTTCGGACGCGGCGTGCTTCGCGCCGCATCGCGACGGCAAGTGGCTCGCCGACCTGCCCGCGCTCGCGCGGCGCGCCCTCGCTCGTCTGGGCGTGGGTCGCGTGGCCGGCGGAGACTGGTGCACCGTCGAGGATCCGGCGCGCTTCTTCTCGTGGCGGCGCGACCGGAGCGCGGGCCGGATGGCCAGCGCGATCGCGCTCTCGCCGCGCGGCGCAGTCGTGCGATGA
- a CDS encoding ATP-dependent DNA helicase — protein sequence MTERDAPVVDAVVEAEIAAAFAADGPLARRLPGYRERPQQVAMALAVARAIGTQGRLVAEAGTGTGKTFSYLVPALLAGGKVIVSTGTKTLQDQLHERDLPLVRDALRSPVTIALLKGRANYLCLHHLERTSREGRLPSRDDARHLATIARWAHATERGDRAELGDVPENATIWPLVTSTRDNCLGSNCAHYRECHVMHARKDALDADVVVVNHHLFFADVMLRDEGLALLLPACNTVILDEAHQLPDTATTFFGEQTTSGALAELARDAEVAARTALSDIPGLPDAAADLAPALRRLRLAGGELPGKQSREVAMGRDGFAEALDELAASVDRVATELGHFAERSEDLASIASRAHDASLRIARWREAADAPDDGGERWIRWLDVTQNGFQLHASPLSVANLFRRQLDATARAWIFTSATLAVGGDFTHYTRELGLDDAATGAWESPFDYGEQALLYVPRGLPEPNSAAHTDAVIDAALPVLAASRGRAFLLFTTLRALAQARERLAGELAKLGIDGPLLVQGEGSKTELLERFRRAGNAVLLGSASFWEGVDVAGDALSVVVIDKLPFAPPDDPLLAARLKQLRDDGGNPFRDWQLPQAAIALKQGAGRLIRTETDRGVLVIGDPRLVDKPYGKTLWRSLPPMRRTREIEEVQAFFGVRSQESVDS from the coding sequence ATGACTGAGCGCGACGCACCGGTGGTGGATGCGGTCGTCGAAGCGGAGATCGCGGCGGCCTTCGCCGCCGACGGTCCGCTCGCCCGGCGCCTGCCCGGCTACCGGGAACGCCCGCAGCAGGTCGCGATGGCGCTCGCGGTCGCACGCGCGATCGGCACACAGGGGCGTCTCGTCGCGGAAGCCGGCACCGGCACCGGCAAGACCTTCAGCTACCTCGTTCCCGCGCTCCTCGCCGGCGGCAAGGTGATCGTCTCGACCGGCACCAAGACGCTGCAGGACCAGCTCCACGAGCGCGACCTGCCGCTCGTCCGCGACGCACTGCGCTCGCCGGTGACGATCGCGCTCCTGAAGGGCCGCGCGAACTACCTGTGCCTGCATCATCTCGAGCGCACCTCGCGCGAAGGACGGCTGCCGTCGCGCGACGACGCGCGCCACCTCGCGACGATCGCGCGCTGGGCGCACGCGACCGAACGCGGCGACCGCGCGGAACTGGGCGACGTGCCGGAGAACGCGACGATCTGGCCGCTCGTGACCTCGACGCGCGACAACTGCCTCGGCTCGAATTGCGCGCACTACCGCGAGTGCCACGTGATGCATGCGCGCAAGGACGCGCTCGACGCGGACGTCGTCGTCGTCAACCACCACCTGTTCTTCGCCGACGTGATGCTGCGCGACGAGGGGCTCGCCCTCCTCCTCCCCGCGTGCAACACGGTGATCCTCGACGAGGCGCACCAGCTCCCCGACACGGCCACGACCTTCTTCGGCGAGCAGACGACTTCGGGCGCGCTCGCCGAACTCGCGCGCGACGCGGAAGTCGCCGCGCGCACGGCGCTCTCCGACATCCCGGGGCTCCCCGACGCCGCGGCCGACCTGGCTCCCGCGCTGCGCCGGCTCCGACTCGCCGGGGGCGAGCTGCCGGGGAAGCAATCGCGCGAGGTCGCGATGGGCCGCGACGGGTTCGCCGAGGCGCTCGACGAGCTGGCCGCCAGCGTCGACCGCGTCGCGACCGAACTCGGACACTTCGCCGAGCGGAGCGAAGACCTCGCGAGCATCGCGTCGCGCGCGCACGACGCGTCGCTCCGCATCGCGCGCTGGCGCGAAGCCGCCGACGCGCCGGACGACGGCGGCGAGCGGTGGATCCGCTGGCTCGACGTCACGCAGAACGGCTTCCAGCTCCACGCCTCGCCGCTGTCGGTCGCGAACCTGTTCCGGCGCCAGCTCGACGCGACCGCGCGGGCGTGGATCTTCACTTCCGCGACGCTCGCCGTGGGCGGCGACTTCACGCACTACACGCGCGAACTGGGGCTCGACGACGCCGCGACCGGCGCGTGGGAGAGTCCGTTCGACTACGGCGAGCAGGCGCTGCTCTACGTGCCGCGCGGCCTGCCCGAGCCGAACAGCGCCGCGCACACCGACGCCGTGATCGACGCGGCGCTCCCGGTGCTCGCCGCCTCGCGCGGCCGCGCGTTCCTGCTGTTCACGACGCTGCGCGCGCTCGCGCAGGCGCGCGAGCGCCTCGCCGGCGAACTCGCGAAGCTCGGCATCGACGGTCCGCTGCTGGTGCAGGGCGAGGGCTCGAAGACCGAACTGCTCGAGCGCTTCCGTCGCGCGGGCAACGCGGTGCTGCTGGGGAGCGCGAGCTTCTGGGAAGGCGTCGACGTCGCCGGCGACGCGCTGTCGGTCGTCGTGATCGACAAGCTGCCGTTCGCCCCGCCCGACGATCCGCTGCTCGCCGCGCGCCTGAAGCAATTGCGCGACGACGGCGGCAATCCGTTCCGCGACTGGCAGCTCCCGCAGGCCGCGATCGCGCTCAAGCAGGGCGCCGGGCGCTTGATCCGCACCGAGACCGACCGCGGCGTGCTCGTGATCGGCGATCCGCGCCTCGTCGACAAGCCCTACGGCAAGACGCTGTGGCGCTCGCTGCCGCCGATGCGCCGCACGCGCGAGATCGAGGAGGTGCAAGCGTTCTTCGGTGTCAGGAGTCAGGAGTCAGTTGACAGTTGA
- the recJ gene encoding single-stranded-DNA-specific exonuclease RecJ encodes MPAIVRRPVPAAAASLAAAGVDPVLARLYASRGVGDVADLDTSLAGLPPPASMKGLDAAADRLAHAIASRERILIVADYDADGATACAIGMRALAGMGADVRFLVPNRFEHGYGLTPEIVALAAAQSPKLLVTVDNGIASVEGVAAAAARGIDVLVTDHHLPGERLPEPALIVNPNQPGCAFPSKHLAGVGVMFYVLAATRALLRSRGRDEASLPKLADLLDLVALGTVADVVRLDRTNRILVDQGLRRIRAGRAHPGVAALFAVASRDAARARATDLGFVAGPRVNAAGRLADMAIGIRCLVTDDAREAQALAAELDRMNRERRAIEATIEEEALADLEEFAAESAGRASACVHRANWHPGVVGIVASRLKDRAHRPVIVFAPGNDGELRGSGRSIAGFHLRDALDLVSKRAPGLILRFGGHAFAAGLSLRASDFDRFADAFEGVARERLSPDDLLQRCETDGEPAPGELSVDLAGRLSEAVWGQGFPPPRFDAGFRVAGQRVVGARHTRLVLDRDGERFDAIVFRHADPLPGSIRAVFRPEVNRWQGAESLELVVEHWAPEP; translated from the coding sequence ATGCCGGCGATCGTCCGCCGCCCGGTGCCCGCGGCGGCGGCCTCGCTCGCCGCGGCCGGCGTCGATCCGGTGCTCGCGCGGCTCTACGCGTCGCGCGGCGTGGGCGATGTCGCCGACCTCGACACTTCGCTCGCCGGACTGCCGCCGCCCGCATCGATGAAGGGCCTCGATGCGGCCGCCGACCGGCTCGCGCACGCGATCGCGTCGCGCGAGCGGATCCTGATCGTGGCGGACTACGACGCCGACGGCGCCACCGCCTGCGCGATCGGCATGCGCGCGCTCGCGGGCATGGGCGCCGACGTGCGCTTCCTCGTGCCGAACCGCTTCGAGCATGGCTACGGACTCACGCCGGAGATCGTCGCGCTCGCGGCAGCACAGTCGCCGAAGCTTCTCGTCACCGTCGACAACGGCATCGCGAGCGTCGAGGGCGTGGCGGCCGCGGCCGCGCGCGGCATCGACGTGCTCGTGACCGACCACCATCTGCCCGGCGAGCGGCTGCCCGAGCCCGCGCTGATCGTGAACCCGAACCAGCCGGGCTGCGCCTTTCCGTCGAAGCACCTCGCCGGCGTGGGCGTCATGTTCTACGTGCTCGCGGCGACGCGCGCGCTGCTGCGCTCGCGCGGCCGCGACGAGGCGTCGCTGCCCAAGCTCGCCGACCTGCTCGACCTCGTCGCCCTCGGCACCGTGGCAGACGTCGTGCGGCTCGACCGCACCAATCGCATCCTCGTCGATCAGGGCCTGCGCCGCATCCGCGCCGGACGCGCGCATCCCGGCGTCGCCGCGCTGTTCGCGGTCGCGTCGCGCGACGCCGCCCGCGCGAGGGCCACCGACCTGGGCTTCGTCGCCGGTCCGCGCGTCAACGCCGCCGGCCGCCTCGCGGACATGGCGATCGGCATCCGCTGCCTCGTCACCGACGACGCGCGCGAAGCGCAGGCGCTCGCGGCCGAACTCGACCGGATGAACCGCGAGCGCCGCGCGATCGAAGCGACGATCGAGGAGGAGGCGCTCGCCGATCTCGAGGAGTTCGCGGCGGAGTCGGCCGGGCGCGCCTCGGCGTGCGTGCATCGGGCGAACTGGCACCCGGGCGTGGTCGGCATCGTCGCGTCGCGCCTCAAGGATCGCGCGCACCGTCCGGTCATCGTCTTCGCCCCGGGGAACGACGGCGAGCTTCGCGGGTCGGGACGATCGATCGCCGGATTCCACCTGCGCGACGCGCTCGACCTCGTGTCCAAGCGCGCACCCGGATTGATCCTGCGCTTCGGCGGCCACGCGTTCGCGGCCGGGCTCTCGCTTCGCGCATCGGACTTCGATCGGTTCGCCGACGCGTTCGAAGGTGTCGCGCGCGAACGGCTGTCGCCCGACGACCTGCTGCAACGCTGCGAGACCGACGGTGAGCCCGCGCCGGGCGAACTGTCGGTCGATCTGGCGGGGCGCCTGTCCGAAGCGGTGTGGGGACAGGGCTTCCCCCCGCCCCGGTTCGATGCCGGCTTCCGGGTCGCCGGCCAGCGTGTCGTGGGCGCGCGGCACACCCGGCTCGTCCTCGACCGGGACGGTGAGCGCTTCGACGCGATCGTCTTCCGCCACGCGGACCCGCTGCCCGGTTCGATCCGCGCGGTCTTCCGGCCCGAGGTCAACCGCTGGCAGGGCGCCGAATCGCTCGAACTCGTGGTCGAGCACTGGGCGCCGGAACCCTGA
- a CDS encoding RluA family pseudouridine synthase: MKSDKYSRPVPPDGLALTVPRSCAGLRLDRALAELLPDHSRSRLKGWIVAGRVTVDGALAPPRHRLAGGERLDIARGDDAVELADAPQAIALAIVHEDAQVFVIDKPAGLVVHPGAGNRDGTLLNALLHRDPALAAVARAGIVHRLDKDTSGLMVVARTPRAQTDLVRQLASRSVRREYLALVAGDLAKPVTIDAAIGRHPAHRTSMAVVARGKTARTHATPVERHGTTTLVRCALDTGRTHQIRVHLAAVGHPLVGDPVYGGRRAATGVPAFPRQALHAQTLAFVHPATRRALTFESPLPADFAALLDTVRARRSAR, translated from the coding sequence TTGAAGAGCGACAAGTATAGCCGACCGGTGCCCCCGGACGGCCTCGCGCTGACCGTGCCGCGCTCGTGCGCGGGCCTGCGGCTCGACCGGGCGCTCGCGGAACTCCTGCCCGACCATTCGCGCAGCCGTCTCAAGGGCTGGATCGTGGCCGGCCGCGTCACGGTCGACGGCGCGCTCGCGCCGCCGCGCCACCGGCTCGCGGGCGGCGAGCGCCTCGACATCGCGCGGGGTGACGACGCGGTGGAGCTCGCCGACGCGCCGCAGGCGATCGCGCTCGCGATCGTGCACGAGGACGCCCAGGTGTTCGTGATCGACAAGCCGGCCGGTCTCGTCGTGCACCCCGGCGCGGGCAACCGCGACGGCACGCTGCTGAACGCGCTGTTGCACCGCGATCCCGCGCTCGCGGCGGTCGCGCGCGCGGGCATCGTGCACCGCCTCGACAAGGACACGAGCGGGCTCATGGTCGTCGCGCGCACGCCGCGAGCGCAGACCGACCTCGTGCGCCAGCTCGCCTCGCGCAGCGTGCGCCGCGAGTACCTCGCGCTGGTCGCGGGCGACCTCGCGAAACCGGTCACGATCGACGCGGCCATCGGCCGCCATCCGGCGCACCGCACGTCGATGGCGGTGGTCGCGCGCGGCAAGACAGCGCGCACCCATGCAACGCCGGTGGAGCGCCACGGCACGACGACGCTGGTGCGCTGCGCGCTCGACACCGGCCGCACCCACCAGATCCGCGTGCACCTCGCGGCGGTCGGCCATCCGCTGGTCGGCGACCCGGTCTACGGCGGTCGGCGGGCGGCCACGGGTGTTCCCGCGTTTCCGCGCCAGGCGCTGCACGCGCAGACCCTCGCCTTCGTCCATCCCGCGACACGCAGGGCGCTCACGTTCGAGTCGCCGCTGCCCGCGGACTTCGCCGCATTGCTCGACACCGTGCGCGCGCGACGGAGCGCACGATGA
- the fabG gene encoding 3-oxoacyl-ACP reductase FabG, which produces MRLKDKVAIITGAGQGIGQATAMKFAREGARVALCDINRSAVDATVETIVANGGQALGFVVDVTDKSSIARMVEGVMGAWGRIDTLVNNAGIVQDAQFRKMTDEQFERVIDVNLKGVYNVTKAVVDIMLEQNSGCILNASSIVGLYGNFGQTNYAATKFGVIGMVKTWARELGRKGIRANAICPGFISTPILTSMPDKIVRMMEEKVPLGRLGKPEEIANTYAWLASDEASYINGAVIEVSGGVTI; this is translated from the coding sequence ATGCGTCTCAAGGACAAGGTCGCGATCATCACCGGCGCCGGCCAGGGCATCGGCCAGGCGACCGCGATGAAGTTCGCGCGGGAAGGCGCCAGGGTCGCGCTCTGCGACATCAATCGTTCGGCGGTCGACGCGACCGTCGAAACCATCGTCGCCAACGGCGGTCAGGCGCTCGGCTTCGTCGTCGACGTGACCGACAAGTCGTCGATCGCCCGGATGGTCGAGGGCGTGATGGGCGCGTGGGGGCGCATCGACACGCTGGTCAACAACGCGGGCATCGTGCAGGACGCGCAGTTCCGCAAGATGACCGACGAGCAGTTCGAGCGCGTGATCGACGTGAACCTGAAGGGCGTCTACAACGTCACCAAGGCCGTCGTCGACATCATGCTCGAGCAGAACTCGGGCTGCATCCTCAACGCATCGTCGATCGTCGGCCTCTACGGCAACTTCGGCCAGACCAACTACGCCGCCACCAAGTTCGGCGTGATCGGGATGGTGAAGACCTGGGCGCGCGAACTCGGCCGCAAGGGCATCCGCGCGAACGCGATCTGTCCGGGATTCATCAGCACGCCGATCCTCACCTCGATGCCGGACAAGATCGTCCGGATGATGGAGGAGAAGGTTCCGCTCGGCCGCCTGGGCAAGCCCGAGGAGATCGCCAACACCTACGCGTGGCTCGCCTCCGACGAGGCGTCCTACATCAACGGCGCGGTGATCGAGGTCTCCGGCGGCGTCACCATCTGA
- the phbB gene encoding acetoacetyl-CoA reductase, translated as MVLKTPRVALVTGGMGGLGEAICIKLAALGYKVVTTHSPGNTKASEWLDAMNKQGYGFRAYPCDVADYDSAAACAQKVAAEVGPIDVLVNNAGITRDMTFKKMDKVNWDAVIKTNLDSCFNMTKQVCDGMVDRGWGRVINISSVNGQKGAFGQTNYSAAKAGMHGFTKALALEVARKGVTVNTISPGYIGTKMVMAIPKDVLDSKIIPQIPMGRLGKPEEVAGLVAYLASDEAAFLTGANIAINGGQHMQ; from the coding sequence ATGGTCCTGAAGACTCCGCGCGTCGCACTCGTCACCGGCGGCATGGGAGGCCTGGGCGAGGCGATCTGCATCAAGCTCGCGGCGCTCGGCTACAAGGTCGTCACCACGCACTCGCCCGGCAACACCAAGGCGTCCGAGTGGCTCGACGCGATGAACAAGCAGGGCTACGGATTCCGCGCGTACCCGTGCGACGTCGCCGACTACGACTCCGCCGCGGCCTGCGCGCAGAAGGTCGCCGCCGAGGTCGGCCCGATCGACGTGCTCGTCAACAACGCCGGCATCACGCGCGACATGACCTTCAAGAAGATGGACAAGGTCAATTGGGACGCGGTGATCAAGACCAACCTCGATTCGTGCTTCAACATGACGAAGCAGGTGTGCGACGGCATGGTCGACCGCGGCTGGGGCCGCGTGATCAACATCTCGTCGGTCAACGGCCAGAAGGGCGCGTTCGGCCAGACCAACTACTCGGCGGCGAAGGCCGGCATGCACGGCTTCACCAAGGCGCTCGCGCTCGAGGTCGCGCGCAAGGGCGTCACCGTCAACACGATCTCGCCCGGTTACATCGGCACGAAGATGGTGATGGCGATCCCGAAGGACGTGCTCGACAGCAAGATCATTCCGCAGATCCCGATGGGCCGTCTCGGCAAGCCCGAGGAGGTCGCCGGACTCGTCGCGTACCTCGCGAGCGACGAGGCGGCGTTCCTCACCGGCGCGAACATCGCGATCAACGGCGGGCAACACATGCAGTAG
- a CDS encoding outer membrane protein assembly factor BamD has protein sequence MSAFVRTLATLLAAALLATGCGLLPSDKDETAGWTAERIYRNAHDAMMEGNYTRAVKLFQSLEARYPYGRYAQQAMLEGAYASFRANEVPTAISALDRFIRTYPNHPNVEYAYYLKGIVNFREDQGLFGYVYEFDLSERDPKAMKDSYAAFRELVAKFPEGRYSDDARQRMVYLVNALSMYEVHVARYYYNRGAYVASAGRAQQSLVNYPRTPANEHALDVLWRSYDRLGLVQLRDDTKAILARTYPQSPYLSGIPTKPWWKFWGSDIYSGVDSGMDAGAEPAKPWWQWW, from the coding sequence ATGTCCGCCTTCGTTCGTACGCTCGCGACCCTGCTCGCGGCGGCACTCCTCGCGACGGGCTGCGGACTCCTGCCGTCCGACAAGGACGAGACCGCGGGCTGGACCGCGGAGCGCATCTACCGCAACGCGCACGACGCGATGATGGAGGGCAATTATACGCGCGCGGTGAAGCTGTTTCAGTCGCTCGAAGCGCGCTATCCGTACGGACGCTACGCTCAGCAGGCGATGCTCGAAGGGGCGTACGCGAGCTTCCGCGCGAACGAGGTCCCGACGGCGATCTCGGCGCTCGACCGCTTCATCCGGACCTATCCGAACCATCCGAACGTCGAGTACGCGTACTACCTGAAGGGCATCGTCAACTTCCGCGAGGACCAGGGCCTGTTCGGCTACGTCTACGAGTTCGACCTCTCCGAGCGTGATCCCAAGGCGATGAAGGATTCCTACGCCGCGTTCAGGGAACTCGTCGCGAAGTTCCCGGAAGGCCGGTACTCCGACGACGCACGTCAGCGGATGGTCTACCTGGTCAACGCGCTGTCGATGTACGAAGTGCACGTCGCACGCTACTACTACAACCGCGGCGCGTACGTCGCGTCCGCGGGACGGGCGCAGCAGTCGCTCGTCAACTATCCGCGGACGCCCGCGAACGAGCACGCGCTCGACGTCCTGTGGCGTTCGTACGACAGGCTCGGCTTGGTGCAACTCCGCGACGACACCAAGGCCATCCTCGCGCGCACCTACCCGCAGAGCCCGTATCTGTCGGGCATCCCGACCAAACCGTGGTGGAAGTTCTGGGGCAGCGACATCTACAGCGGCGTCGACTCCGGGATGGATGCCGGTGCGGAGCCGGCGAAGCCGTGGTGGCAGTGGTGGTAG
- the phaC gene encoding class I poly(R)-hydroxyalkanoic acid synthase, with product MNAHPEPGAAMPVPPAWAALAQEWTRLGQEWGAWWTRAVLPHAPKDASAPPSVPAALPVDPHAAMEITERYAAKLQSLWQAMAAAGGGTPPRLVEPKPGDRRFEAREWRELPWFAWLAQSYLVYADYLRELAAASTLPPEDRRRLAFMTRQFVDAIAPSNFAATNPEVLAEALRTEGASLVHGLANLVADAGRGRISMSDESAFEVGRNLAVTPGHVVFRNELIELIQYAPSTPTVFRRPLVIVPPCINKYYILDLQPSNSFVAHAVAEGHTVFMVSWRNIPPELGHLTWDDYLVDGVIAAIETTKAVTGSRTVNALGFCVGGTLLACALAVLAARKDRSVTSATFLTTMLDFADPGEIGVYVTPEFLAAREPALRSGQIMRGSELAGAFASLRANELVWNYVVRNYLKGRTPPPFDLLYWNGDSANLPGPMYGTYLAELYLGNRLTEPGALTMAGEAIDLGEVAMPVYLYASRDDHIVPWKSAWRSTTLLGSTDLTFVLGASGHIAGVVNPPGPKKRSHWVNELLPDDPDAWFARAEEVEGSWWPHWWGWLAPHGGPRVAAPATPGSRAFPPLDPAPGRYVLETAR from the coding sequence ATGAACGCCCACCCGGAACCCGGCGCCGCGATGCCCGTGCCGCCCGCCTGGGCGGCGCTCGCGCAGGAATGGACGCGCCTCGGACAGGAGTGGGGAGCGTGGTGGACGCGTGCGGTGCTCCCGCACGCACCGAAGGACGCGAGCGCCCCGCCCTCGGTGCCTGCCGCCCTTCCGGTCGATCCGCACGCCGCGATGGAGATCACCGAGCGCTACGCCGCGAAGCTGCAGTCGCTCTGGCAGGCGATGGCCGCGGCGGGCGGCGGCACCCCGCCCCGGCTGGTCGAGCCGAAGCCCGGCGATCGCCGATTCGAGGCGCGCGAGTGGCGCGAACTCCCCTGGTTCGCGTGGCTCGCGCAGAGCTACCTCGTGTACGCCGACTACCTGCGCGAACTCGCCGCCGCCAGCACGCTTCCCCCGGAGGACCGGCGGCGGCTCGCGTTCATGACGCGCCAGTTCGTCGACGCGATCGCGCCGTCCAATTTCGCCGCGACCAACCCCGAAGTGCTGGCGGAGGCCTTGCGCACCGAGGGCGCGAGCCTCGTGCACGGCCTCGCGAACCTGGTCGCCGACGCCGGCCGCGGCCGCATCTCGATGTCCGACGAGTCCGCGTTCGAGGTCGGACGCAATCTCGCGGTCACGCCCGGCCACGTGGTGTTCCGCAACGAGCTGATCGAGCTGATCCAGTACGCGCCGTCGACGCCGACGGTGTTCCGTCGCCCGCTCGTGATCGTGCCGCCCTGCATCAACAAGTACTACATCCTCGACCTCCAGCCGTCGAACTCGTTCGTGGCCCACGCGGTCGCGGAAGGGCACACCGTGTTCATGGTGTCGTGGCGCAACATCCCGCCCGAACTGGGACACCTGACCTGGGACGACTACCTCGTCGACGGCGTCATCGCCGCGATCGAGACGACGAAGGCGGTCACCGGCAGCCGGACCGTCAACGCACTCGGGTTCTGCGTGGGCGGGACGCTCCTCGCCTGCGCGCTCGCGGTGCTCGCCGCGCGCAAGGACCGCAGCGTGACGAGCGCGACCTTCCTCACCACGATGCTCGACTTCGCCGATCCCGGCGAGATCGGCGTGTACGTCACGCCGGAGTTCCTCGCCGCGCGCGAACCGGCGCTGCGATCCGGCCAGATCATGCGCGGCTCGGAGCTCGCGGGCGCCTTCGCGAGCCTTCGCGCGAACGAACTCGTCTGGAACTACGTCGTGCGCAACTACCTCAAGGGCAGGACGCCGCCGCCGTTCGACCTCCTCTACTGGAACGGCGACTCGGCGAACCTGCCCGGCCCGATGTACGGCACCTACCTCGCCGAGCTCTACCTCGGCAACCGGCTGACCGAGCCCGGCGCGCTGACGATGGCGGGCGAGGCGATCGACCTGGGCGAGGTCGCGATGCCGGTGTACCTCTATGCATCGCGCGACGACCACATCGTGCCGTGGAAGTCCGCGTGGCGGTCCACGACGCTCCTGGGCTCGACCGACCTCACCTTCGTGCTCGGCGCGTCCGGCCACATCGCGGGCGTCGTCAACCCGCCCGGGCCGAAGAAACGCAGCCATTGGGTGAACGAGCTCCTGCCCGACGACCCCGACGCCTGGTTCGCGCGCGCGGAGGAAGTCGAGGGGAGCTGGTGGCCCCATTGGTGGGGCTGGCTCGCGCCGCACGGTGGCCCGCGGGTCGCTGCGCCGGCGACGCCGGGCAGTCGCGCGTTTCCCCCGCTGGACCCGGCGCCCGGCCGCTACGTGCTCGAAACCGCGCGCTGA